Proteins from a genomic interval of Pseudomonas paeninsulae:
- a CDS encoding response regulator yields the protein MSDDLTVLVVDDELITRECLCNYFAEERYRVLAAATAEEAEQILARETVDLVLLDIRMPGKDGLTLTRELRVHSEVGIILISARQDAVDQLIGLECGADDYVTKPFSPRDILARAKNLCRRVRLIRAQAPVSTGQNLLRFDACTVDLGLRQVTDCDNRVSQLTGGEFQLLSVLLGNLGKTMSRDQLLDQMRNREWAPNDRTIDVLIGRLRRKLRDDPANPRIILTIHGVGYLLAAKALQAR from the coding sequence ATGTCCGATGACCTGACGGTGTTGGTGGTGGATGACGAGCTCATCACCCGCGAGTGCCTGTGCAACTATTTCGCCGAGGAGCGCTACCGCGTCCTGGCCGCCGCCACGGCGGAGGAGGCCGAGCAGATCCTTGCGCGCGAAACCGTGGACCTGGTCTTGCTGGACATCCGCATGCCCGGCAAGGATGGCCTGACCCTGACCCGCGAGCTGCGGGTGCATTCGGAGGTCGGCATCATTCTGATCAGCGCGCGCCAGGATGCGGTCGACCAGCTGATCGGTCTGGAGTGCGGTGCCGACGACTACGTGACCAAGCCCTTCAGCCCGCGCGATATTCTCGCCCGCGCCAAGAACCTGTGCCGCCGAGTACGCCTGATCCGCGCCCAGGCGCCGGTCAGCACCGGGCAGAACCTGCTGCGCTTCGACGCATGTACGGTGGACCTGGGTCTGCGCCAGGTCACCGATTGCGACAACCGGGTCAGCCAACTCACCGGCGGCGAGTTCCAGCTGCTCAGCGTGCTGCTGGGCAACCTCGGCAAGACCATGAGCCGTGACCAGCTGCTCGACCAGATGCGCAACCGCGAATGGGCACCGAACGATCGCACTATCGATGTGCTGATCGGCCGCTTGCGCCGCAAGCTCAGGGACGATCCGGCCAACCCGCGGATCATCCTGACCATTCATGGGGTCGGTTACCTGCTCGCGGCCAAGGCGCTGCAGGCCAGGTGA
- a CDS encoding pyrroline-5-carboxylate reductase family protein, whose amino-acid sequence MSSELTVGIIGGGGWLGRAIGAAMLERGVLQPASLILSSRSGRVDGFDAWPAVQLTQDNRQLAQRAEVIVLSVRPEQFADVSIEAAGKLVISFMAGVSVETLIARTGSQRIIRAMPNAAAQIRQSYTPWFATEPVSAADRAFTQAMFEACGSTDEVTSEADLDYLTGLVGSGAAYPALLAEAMLAHALAKGLPRQVAERAVRGVVVGASQLLGRDGMPPAEMVRAMLDYRGTTAAGLQAMIDAGFKTAIAAGLDAAEAAAQRMKASYSQPKG is encoded by the coding sequence ATGTCGAGTGAACTGACGGTCGGCATCATCGGCGGTGGCGGTTGGCTGGGGCGTGCCATCGGCGCCGCCATGCTCGAACGCGGCGTGCTGCAGCCCGCCTCCTTGATCCTCTCCAGTCGTTCCGGGCGCGTGGATGGGTTCGACGCCTGGCCCGCGGTGCAGCTGACTCAGGATAATCGCCAGTTGGCGCAACGGGCCGAGGTCATCGTGCTGTCGGTGCGCCCCGAGCAGTTCGCCGATGTGTCTATCGAGGCCGCCGGCAAGCTGGTGATCTCGTTTATGGCCGGCGTTTCGGTCGAGACCCTGATCGCGCGTACCGGTAGCCAGCGAATCATTCGCGCCATGCCCAACGCGGCGGCGCAGATTCGCCAGTCCTATACCCCGTGGTTCGCCACGGAGCCGGTGTCGGCCGCCGACAGGGCTTTCACCCAAGCCATGTTCGAGGCCTGTGGCAGCACCGATGAGGTGACGAGCGAAGCGGATCTCGACTACCTGACCGGGCTGGTTGGCTCCGGAGCGGCCTATCCGGCGCTACTGGCCGAGGCGATGCTCGCTCATGCCCTGGCCAAGGGGCTGCCGCGCCAGGTTGCCGAGCGCGCGGTGCGTGGCGTGGTGGTTGGGGCGAGCCAGTTGCTCGGTCGCGATGGCATGCCGCCGGCCGAGATGGTGCGGGCCATGCTCGACTATCGAGGCACCACGGCGGCCGGTTTGCAGGCAATGATCGATGCGGGATTCAAGACGGCTATCGCTGCCGGTTTGGATGCGGCAGAGGCCGCTGCGCAGCGTATGAAGGCCAGTTACTCGCAGCCCAAGGGTTAA
- the proW gene encoding glycine betaine/L-proline ABC transporter permease ProW: MSEFSILDPFQTLTIPLGDWVESILNYLVHNFREFFRAIRWPIDQVLNGFEFILQSIPPSIGILLSSLLGWQVAGPRMGWLCAITLTLLGLIGVWSESMTTLALVLTSVFFCALIGVPLGILSARSDRLEKIVRPLLDAMQTLPAFVYLVPVVMLFGIGNVPGVLVTIVFAVPPLVRLTNLGIRQVPEDKIEAARAFGCTPWQMLKRVQLPLAAPTIMAGVNQTLMLSLSMVVIASMISVGGLGQMVLRGIGRLDMGLATVGGVGLVLLAIFLDRLTQAMGERTSGDPSLRWYHSGPVGLLLRLLGNRPVSAKAEA, from the coding sequence ATGTCAGAGTTCAGCATCCTCGACCCGTTCCAAACCTTGACCATTCCCCTGGGTGACTGGGTGGAAAGCATCCTGAATTACCTGGTGCACAATTTTCGCGAATTCTTCCGGGCCATTCGTTGGCCGATCGACCAGGTGCTCAATGGCTTTGAGTTCATCCTGCAGAGCATCCCGCCTTCCATCGGCATTCTCCTGTCCTCGTTGCTCGGCTGGCAGGTTGCTGGCCCGCGCATGGGCTGGTTATGCGCGATTACCCTGACCCTACTCGGGCTGATTGGGGTCTGGTCAGAGTCCATGACCACCCTGGCGCTGGTGCTGACCTCGGTGTTCTTTTGCGCGCTGATCGGCGTGCCCCTGGGGATCCTCTCGGCGCGCAGCGACCGCCTGGAGAAGATCGTGCGGCCACTGCTGGATGCCATGCAGACCCTGCCGGCCTTCGTTTACCTGGTACCAGTGGTGATGCTGTTCGGCATCGGCAACGTGCCCGGCGTACTGGTGACCATCGTCTTCGCCGTGCCGCCGCTGGTGCGCCTGACCAACCTCGGCATCCGCCAGGTGCCGGAAGACAAAATTGAGGCAGCCCGCGCCTTCGGCTGCACACCTTGGCAAATGCTCAAGCGCGTGCAACTGCCCTTGGCCGCGCCAACCATCATGGCCGGTGTCAACCAGACCCTGATGCTGTCGCTGTCGATGGTGGTAATCGCCTCGATGATCTCGGTCGGCGGCCTGGGGCAGATGGTCCTGCGTGGCATCGGTCGCCTCGACATGGGCCTGGCCACGGTTGGCGGCGTCGGTCTGGTGCTGCTGGCGATCTTCCTCGACCGCCTGACCCAGGCCATGGGCGAGCGCACCAGCGGCGACCCCAGCCTGCGCTGGTACCACAGCGGCCCGGTCGGTCTGCTGTTGCGTCTGCTGGGCAATCGTCCGGTCAGCGCCAAGGCCGAGGCCTGA
- a CDS encoding TetR/AcrR family transcriptional regulator, whose product MNEPKKSSDSGWRGSAEIWLQAAYDSLIESGVESVRILPLAKKLSLSRTSFYWFFTDREELLAALIERWRAKNSGNLIHQSEAYAESIAEAILNVFDCWLNPALFDSQFEFALRSWALQEPRVAAQVELADTARLAALSAMFSRFGYQGMAADVRARSIYLTQIGYISMNSREDLPTRMQRIPEYVTIFTGQAPEPRELQRFYARHGYPVPEPTLVALAANHSA is encoded by the coding sequence ATGAATGAACCGAAGAAGTCGAGTGATAGCGGCTGGCGTGGATCGGCCGAGATCTGGCTGCAGGCGGCTTACGACAGCCTGATCGAGTCGGGCGTCGAGTCCGTACGGATCCTGCCGCTGGCGAAAAAACTGAGCCTGTCGAGAACCAGTTTTTATTGGTTTTTCACCGATCGCGAAGAGCTGCTGGCGGCGCTGATCGAGCGCTGGCGCGCCAAGAACAGCGGCAATCTGATCCACCAGAGCGAGGCCTACGCGGAAAGCATCGCCGAGGCCATTCTCAACGTGTTCGACTGCTGGCTGAATCCGGCGCTGTTCGACTCGCAGTTCGAGTTCGCGTTGCGCAGTTGGGCGCTGCAAGAGCCCAGAGTGGCGGCGCAAGTCGAGCTCGCCGACACGGCGCGCCTGGCTGCGTTGAGCGCTATGTTCAGCCGTTTCGGCTACCAGGGCATGGCGGCCGACGTGCGGGCCCGGTCGATATACCTGACCCAGATCGGCTACATCAGCATGAACAGTCGCGAGGATCTGCCGACGCGCATGCAGCGCATCCCCGAGTACGTGACGATCTTTACCGGCCAGGCGCCGGAACCGCGTGAACTCCAGCGTTTCTATGCCCGCCACGGCTACCCGGTGCCAGAGCCGACGCTGGTCGCGCTGGCGGCGAATCATTCAGCCTAG
- a CDS encoding MmgE/PrpD family protein — translation MSLYSFVRDFTFSQAPQHTRDLLQICLLDILGVAAGARDNQTSQALKGYAVNHYPAGALASRLLFDGRAVHPLGAAWAGGFSVDSLDAHEGHFTSKGHAGATVVPALLALVDACREQGRDISGEELLSALCIGYETALRAGVALMATAPEYHASGAFSGLGVVCAGARLLDLDEQTFRHALGIAEYFGPRCPMMRLIDHPSMLRDAHGAGAYAGLNALFLAQAGVTGAPAETVETSAVAAQWHDLGQRWEIDAQYFKPWPVCRWAQPALTAMTALLAEHPQIRGAAIEQITVETFHESMRLQGHTPANADEAQYALAFPLAALVARGQVGPLEVTGDSVHAPDILAVSRRIEIVEADDLSARFPNEILSRVSVTLKDGQRFASPITAAKGDPATAMSQAEFRAKFHLLAGVSLDAERRQAIEQAVAELPASADCATLFQLLFKTESVQALPGSTLLKEVAL, via the coding sequence ATGTCGCTCTATTCGTTCGTCCGTGATTTCACGTTCAGCCAGGCGCCGCAGCACACCCGTGACCTGCTGCAGATCTGCCTGCTGGATATTCTCGGGGTCGCCGCCGGCGCCCGCGACAACCAGACCAGCCAGGCCCTCAAAGGCTACGCGGTCAACCATTACCCGGCCGGCGCCTTGGCCAGCCGCCTGCTGTTCGATGGCCGTGCGGTGCACCCGCTTGGCGCAGCCTGGGCCGGCGGTTTCAGTGTCGACAGCCTGGATGCCCATGAGGGCCATTTCACCTCCAAGGGCCATGCCGGCGCCACCGTGGTGCCGGCGTTGCTGGCGCTGGTCGATGCCTGCCGCGAGCAGGGCAGGGACATCAGTGGCGAGGAGCTGCTCAGCGCGCTGTGCATCGGTTATGAAACGGCGCTGCGCGCCGGCGTCGCGTTGATGGCCACTGCGCCTGAATACCATGCCTCCGGTGCCTTCTCCGGGCTCGGCGTGGTCTGTGCGGGCGCTCGCTTGCTTGATTTGGACGAGCAGACTTTCCGCCATGCCCTGGGTATCGCCGAGTACTTCGGCCCGCGCTGCCCGATGATGCGCTTGATCGATCACCCCTCGATGCTCCGCGACGCCCACGGCGCCGGCGCCTATGCGGGATTGAATGCCTTGTTTCTGGCCCAGGCCGGAGTCACCGGCGCACCGGCCGAGACGGTGGAAACCAGCGCGGTGGCCGCCCAGTGGCATGACCTTGGTCAGCGCTGGGAGATCGATGCCCAGTACTTCAAGCCCTGGCCGGTGTGCCGTTGGGCGCAGCCAGCGTTGACCGCGATGACCGCGCTGCTGGCCGAGCACCCGCAGATTCGCGGCGCGGCGATTGAGCAGATCACCGTCGAGACCTTCCACGAATCCATGCGGCTGCAGGGCCATACCCCGGCCAATGCCGACGAGGCCCAGTACGCCCTGGCCTTCCCGCTGGCGGCGCTGGTAGCGCGCGGCCAGGTCGGCCCGCTGGAGGTGACTGGTGACTCGGTGCATGCGCCCGACATCCTCGCGGTCAGCCGGCGCATCGAGATAGTCGAGGCCGACGATCTGTCGGCGCGCTTCCCCAACGAGATCCTCTCGCGGGTATCGGTGACGCTCAAAGATGGCCAGCGCTTCGCCAGCCCGATCACCGCCGCCAAGGGCGACCCGGCCACGGCCATGAGTCAGGCCGAATTTCGCGCCAAGTTTCACCTGCTGGCCGGTGTCAGCCTTGATGCCGAGCGACGTCAGGCCATCGAGCAGGCCGTCGCCGAGCTACCCGCCAGCGCCGACTGCGCCACTTTATTTCAGCTGCTGTTTAAGACCGAATCCGTCCAGGCGCTGCCTGGTTCAACCCTGCTCAAGGAGGTTGCCCTATGA
- a CDS encoding SDR family oxidoreductase gives MAALSKNLGRDCAPLGIRVNAVCPHEINTPMIRSGFERRGLDPDKAVEELNKSVPLGRIAEPEDIADVIAFLASNEARYIAGEALEVTGAKPVSG, from the coding sequence GTGGCAGCGCTGAGCAAGAACCTCGGCCGCGACTGCGCGCCGCTGGGCATCCGGGTCAATGCCGTGTGCCCGCACGAGATCAACACGCCGATGATTCGCAGCGGCTTCGAACGCCGCGGCCTGGACCCGGATAAAGCCGTCGAGGAACTGAACAAGAGCGTGCCCCTGGGACGCATCGCCGAGCCGGAAGACATCGCCGACGTGATCGCCTTTCTGGCCTCGAACGAGGCGCGTTATATCGCCGGTGAAGCTTTAGAAGTGACCGGCGCCAAGCCGGTTTCGGGCTAA
- the proV gene encoding glycine betaine/L-proline ABC transporter ATP-binding protein ProV, translating into MTQPDEILSVKNIFKVFGAQPEVAMDMLRNGADKNEIFQKTGQVVGVFDASFSVKRGEIFVIMGLSGSGKSTMVRLFNRLIEPTSGSIHLNGREITGLSDKELTNVRRKEMGMVFQSFALMPHMSVLDNAAFGLEISGVSEQERRARALEALSQVGLAGHENSYPHQLSGGMQQRVGLARALANDPTILLMDEAFSALDPLIRSEMQGELIRLQAEQQRTIIFISHDIEEAVRIGHRIAIMEGGRVVQIGTPQELLCNPANEYVEAFFKGFDSSRLLKAGDVAQLDPETVCRVNGHAPSFKAGVPYGYLVNEHNHLLAVVDAGDLQGGAEPPQLEQLKLDQHPPIYIDTPLHDVLDIVATLPYPVPVLDHDGAFKGTISKSLLLQTMSRH; encoded by the coding sequence ATGACCCAACCCGACGAGATACTTTCGGTCAAGAATATATTCAAGGTATTCGGCGCGCAGCCGGAAGTGGCCATGGATATGTTGCGCAACGGCGCCGACAAGAACGAGATATTTCAGAAGACCGGGCAGGTGGTTGGTGTGTTCGACGCCAGCTTCTCGGTCAAGCGCGGCGAGATCTTCGTCATCATGGGCCTGTCCGGTTCGGGCAAGTCGACCATGGTGCGCCTGTTCAACCGGCTGATCGAACCGACCTCCGGCAGCATCCACCTCAACGGCCGGGAGATCACCGGGCTGTCGGACAAGGAACTGACCAACGTGCGGCGCAAGGAAATGGGCATGGTGTTCCAGTCCTTCGCCCTGATGCCGCACATGAGCGTGCTCGACAACGCGGCCTTCGGCCTGGAAATTTCCGGGGTCAGCGAGCAGGAACGCCGCGCCCGTGCGCTGGAGGCCTTGAGCCAGGTTGGCCTGGCCGGGCACGAAAACAGCTACCCGCACCAGTTGTCTGGCGGCATGCAACAGCGCGTCGGTCTGGCCCGTGCGTTGGCCAACGACCCAACCATTCTGCTGATGGACGAGGCCTTCTCCGCCCTCGACCCGCTGATCCGCAGCGAGATGCAGGGCGAGCTGATCCGCCTGCAGGCCGAGCAGCAGCGCACCATCATCTTCATCTCCCACGACATCGAAGAGGCCGTCCGCATCGGTCATCGGATCGCCATCATGGAAGGCGGTCGGGTGGTGCAGATCGGCACACCCCAGGAGTTGTTGTGCAACCCGGCCAATGAGTATGTCGAGGCCTTCTTCAAGGGCTTCGACAGCTCTCGGCTGCTCAAGGCCGGCGATGTCGCCCAGCTCGACCCGGAAACCGTGTGCCGGGTCAACGGTCATGCGCCGAGCTTCAAGGCCGGGGTGCCTTATGGCTACCTGGTCAACGAGCACAATCACCTGCTTGCGGTGGTCGACGCCGGCGACTTGCAGGGGGGCGCCGAGCCGCCGCAGCTCGAGCAGCTCAAGCTGGATCAGCACCCGCCCATCTACATCGATACGCCGCTGCACGATGTGCTGGATATCGTCGCCACGCTGCCCTACCCGGTGCCGGTGCTGGACCATGACGGCGCCTTCAAGGGCACCATTTCCAAGAGTTTGCTGCTGCAGACCATGAGCCGCCACTAA
- a CDS encoding SDR family NAD(P)-dependent oxidoreductase — MKFAEKVTLITGAAGGVGQALALLFAREGARLMLSDREEAGCAKIAEKARALGAEVSYLAGDLREKSYCEAVVSAAVESFGGLDIVLNNAGIIPRGTIEETTDEMWFDAMGVNLNAVFYICRAAIPHMKGRAGAAIVNTSSVWGIYPGPAMSPTAPARARWQR, encoded by the coding sequence ATGAAATTCGCCGAGAAAGTCACCCTGATCACCGGCGCCGCCGGCGGTGTCGGCCAGGCCTTGGCCTTGCTGTTTGCCCGTGAGGGCGCGCGGCTGATGCTCTCCGACCGCGAAGAGGCCGGCTGCGCAAAGATCGCCGAGAAGGCCCGCGCCCTCGGCGCCGAGGTCAGCTACCTGGCTGGCGACCTGCGTGAGAAGAGCTATTGCGAGGCAGTGGTCAGTGCGGCCGTGGAAAGCTTCGGCGGCCTCGACATCGTACTGAACAACGCCGGGATCATTCCGCGCGGCACCATCGAGGAAACCACCGACGAGATGTGGTTCGACGCCATGGGCGTCAATCTCAATGCGGTGTTTTACATCTGTCGCGCAGCGATTCCGCACATGAAGGGGCGTGCAGGCGCGGCCATCGTCAACACGTCCTCGGTGTGGGGCATCTATCCAGGCCCGGCCATGTCGCCTACTGCACCAGCAAGGGCGCGGTGGCAGCGCTGA
- the proX gene encoding glycine betaine/L-proline ABC transporter substrate-binding protein ProX: protein MNFETRGFTQKLLHCAAVASLSLLPLYGQAASAEKPGEGVDVTPIFPSIAEERFRGEVAMVGLRELGYEVQKPKETEYAAMMVALSYGDADFTVHLWDKLHDTFYQKVGGDDTLVKAGNVIPGVLQGYLIDKKTAEAHNIKYLTDLKKPEIAKLFDTNGDGKADLTGCNPGWGCELVIDHHLKAYDLEKSVSHNRGSYFALMADTIARYKQGESILYFTWVPQWIAGVLVEGKDVVWLEVPYTDLPDGKNDVNTSFNGKNLGFAVDEVKAVLNKEFAEENPVALKFLSLVQITTDDESAQNLKMQDGENKAKDIERHAAEWVAAHREQFDTWLAASRAAAN from the coding sequence ATGAATTTCGAAACCCGTGGCTTCACCCAGAAGCTCCTGCACTGCGCCGCCGTTGCATCCCTGAGCCTGTTGCCACTCTATGGCCAGGCCGCGTCTGCCGAGAAGCCAGGAGAGGGCGTGGACGTGACGCCGATCTTCCCGAGCATTGCCGAGGAGCGCTTTCGCGGTGAGGTGGCCATGGTCGGCCTGCGTGAGCTGGGCTATGAGGTGCAGAAGCCGAAGGAGACCGAGTACGCGGCGATGATGGTCGCGCTGTCTTACGGCGATGCGGACTTCACCGTGCACCTGTGGGACAAGCTGCACGACACCTTCTATCAGAAGGTCGGCGGCGACGACACGCTGGTCAAGGCCGGCAATGTGATCCCCGGCGTGCTACAGGGCTACCTGATCGACAAGAAGACCGCCGAAGCGCACAACATCAAATACCTGACCGACCTGAAGAAGCCGGAGATCGCCAAGCTGTTCGACACCAATGGCGACGGCAAGGCCGACCTCACCGGTTGTAACCCGGGTTGGGGCTGTGAACTGGTGATCGACCACCACCTCAAGGCCTATGACCTGGAGAAGAGCGTCAGCCACAACCGTGGTTCCTACTTCGCGCTGATGGCCGACACCATCGCCCGCTACAAACAAGGCGAGTCGATTTTGTATTTCACCTGGGTGCCGCAGTGGATCGCCGGCGTGCTGGTCGAGGGCAAGGATGTGGTCTGGCTGGAAGTGCCTTACACCGATCTGCCGGATGGCAAGAATGACGTGAACACCAGCTTCAACGGCAAGAACCTCGGCTTCGCCGTGGATGAGGTCAAGGCCGTATTGAACAAGGAGTTTGCCGAAGAGAACCCGGTAGCCCTGAAGTTTCTCTCCCTGGTACAGATCACCACCGACGACGAGAGCGCGCAGAACCTGAAGATGCAGGACGGCGAAAACAAAGCCAAGGATATCGAGCGTCATGCCGCCGAGTGGGTTGCCGCGCACCGTGAGCAATTCGATACCTGGCTGGCCGCTTCCCGCGCCGCCGCCAACTGA
- a CDS encoding SDR family NAD(P)-dependent oxidoreductase, whose translation MLLKGKNALVTGGGRGIGRGITEKLLAAGARVLVAQRQALDAELASNPEVFFVEADLAESGAPRLIAQAAAELLGGIDVLVNNAGFMAEQPIEAMSEQDWDRMMVVNLRAPVFLVRELLAQMRQRGGGSIINIGSIEGLGANPQHAAYCASKAGVHGLTRALAVDLGRDGVRCNAIAPGWIDSDLSNAYINAQVDPVGARQGLLAMHPVGRTGTPQDVGGAVVFLASDEAAFVTGQVLVVDGGRTAKLPLPF comes from the coding sequence ATGTTGCTCAAGGGAAAAAACGCCCTGGTCACCGGCGGTGGTCGCGGCATCGGCCGCGGCATTACCGAAAAACTGCTGGCCGCTGGCGCGCGGGTGCTGGTGGCCCAGCGTCAGGCGCTGGACGCGGAGCTGGCGAGTAACCCGGAGGTGTTCTTCGTCGAAGCGGATCTGGCCGAGTCCGGCGCCCCGCGCTTGATCGCCCAGGCCGCGGCCGAACTGCTCGGCGGCATCGACGTGCTGGTGAATAACGCCGGCTTCATGGCCGAGCAGCCGATCGAGGCCATGAGCGAGCAGGACTGGGACCGGATGATGGTGGTCAATCTGCGCGCGCCGGTGTTCCTGGTCCGTGAACTGCTGGCGCAGATGCGCCAGCGCGGTGGTGGCAGCATCATTAACATCGGTTCGATCGAAGGCCTCGGCGCCAACCCGCAGCATGCCGCTTACTGCGCCTCCAAGGCGGGCGTGCATGGCCTGACCCGGGCGCTGGCGGTGGACCTGGGCCGCGACGGGGTGCGCTGCAATGCCATCGCGCCAGGCTGGATCGATTCGGACCTGAGCAATGCCTACATCAACGCCCAGGTCGATCCGGTTGGCGCGCGCCAGGGCTTGCTGGCCATGCACCCGGTCGGGCGCACCGGCACCCCGCAGGACGTAGGCGGCGCGGTGGTGTTTCTCGCCTCGGACGAGGCGGCCTTCGTCACCGGCCAGGTGCTGGTAGTCGATGGCGGGCGCACCGCCAAGTTGCCCCTGCCGTTCTGA